From Prochlorococcus sp. MIT 1223, the proteins below share one genomic window:
- a CDS encoding RelA/SpoT family protein, with translation MIEATSINKLGQGKKSYGSSFAYEPQLKANPMKKSEDYKIPLPDWLQTCINSSPHTLGESCPLHSETLISIAFDLAFELHQGQFRASGDPYISHPIAVADLLKEIGASPSVIAAGLLHDVVEDTEITPEKLEGYFGTEVRELVEGVTKLGGIHFTNRTQAQAENLRKMFLAMASDIRVVLVKLADRLHNMRTVGSLPREKQERIALETREIYAPLANRLGIGRFKWELEDLAFKYLEPDSFREIQESVSVKRSEREERLNVTTRVLEEKLSTTGLTKCDVSGRPKHLYGIWSKMQRQQKAFHEIYDVAALRIITPNVESCYRALAVVHDTFRPIPGRFKDYIGLPKPNGYQSLHTVVIGRHRPIEVQIRTPEMHQVAEFGIAAHWKYKEGGSPAASNTERFNWLRQLIEWQQESANSDHNDYLTSIKEDLFGEEVFVFTPNGDVVGLRKGSTAVDFAYRIHSEVGNHCNGTRINDKHCALSTSLNTGDFVEILTSNSAHPSLDWLNFVATPTARNRIRQWYKKSHREETIQRGKDLLEKELRRDGFDGLLYSESMEKVAERCNLKSIEDLLASLGFGGITLHQVTNRLREEIHLKNISSDIALSNEDIAQKIVDQADQSSSKRLSSNKSPILGIEGLEYRLGGCCNPLPGEEIIGTVALGNHGITIHRQECINVSSIPTERRLRVQWNKTDFVKDERYEVQLRIEVIDRVGILKDILLRLSDSQINVSDARVKTSYAKPACIDLKIELKSAEQLKETINQIKSMADVLDIARISIS, from the coding sequence ATGATTGAGGCAACCTCTATCAACAAGTTAGGTCAGGGAAAAAAGTCCTATGGCTCTTCATTTGCTTACGAGCCGCAACTTAAGGCAAACCCCATGAAAAAGTCAGAGGATTACAAAATTCCTTTACCAGACTGGCTTCAAACTTGTATTAACAGTAGTCCTCATACTCTAGGTGAATCTTGTCCATTACATTCAGAAACATTAATATCAATTGCTTTTGATTTAGCTTTCGAACTCCATCAAGGTCAATTCCGGGCTAGCGGTGACCCCTATATCAGTCACCCTATAGCCGTCGCTGATCTACTTAAAGAAATTGGTGCGAGTCCAAGTGTTATTGCTGCGGGCCTACTGCATGATGTCGTTGAAGATACGGAAATAACACCAGAAAAGCTTGAAGGTTATTTTGGTACTGAAGTTAGAGAGTTAGTGGAAGGTGTAACTAAATTAGGAGGCATACACTTTACTAATAGGACTCAGGCTCAAGCTGAAAATTTGAGAAAAATGTTTTTAGCAATGGCAAGTGATATAAGGGTTGTGCTAGTCAAACTAGCTGACAGGCTTCATAACATGCGAACAGTAGGTTCATTACCAAGAGAAAAACAAGAACGTATAGCACTAGAAACACGAGAAATATATGCTCCATTAGCTAATCGACTAGGGATAGGTAGATTTAAATGGGAACTTGAAGATTTAGCTTTTAAATATCTTGAACCTGACTCTTTTAGAGAGATACAGGAGTCAGTATCTGTCAAGAGAAGTGAAAGAGAAGAAAGGTTGAATGTGACTACAAGAGTTCTCGAAGAGAAACTTTCTACAACAGGTTTAACCAAGTGTGATGTTAGCGGTAGGCCAAAACATCTTTATGGAATATGGAGCAAAATGCAACGACAACAAAAAGCCTTTCACGAAATATATGATGTTGCAGCGTTAAGAATTATCACTCCTAATGTGGAGTCTTGCTATAGGGCATTAGCCGTAGTACATGACACTTTCAGACCCATTCCAGGCAGATTTAAAGATTATATTGGACTTCCCAAGCCAAATGGGTATCAATCACTTCATACAGTTGTCATTGGTCGTCATAGGCCTATAGAGGTCCAAATCAGAACTCCCGAAATGCATCAGGTCGCTGAGTTTGGTATTGCAGCTCATTGGAAATATAAAGAAGGTGGTTCCCCTGCTGCAAGCAATACTGAACGATTCAACTGGCTACGACAATTAATTGAATGGCAACAAGAAAGTGCTAATAGTGATCATAATGACTATCTAACTTCGATCAAAGAAGATCTGTTTGGAGAAGAGGTATTTGTATTTACACCTAATGGAGATGTCGTTGGGCTTAGAAAAGGTTCGACAGCCGTAGATTTTGCTTATCGGATTCATTCGGAAGTTGGTAATCATTGCAACGGAACAAGAATTAACGACAAACATTGTGCTTTATCTACTTCACTTAATACTGGAGACTTTGTTGAAATTCTTACAAGCAATTCAGCACATCCGAGCCTAGATTGGCTCAATTTTGTTGCCACGCCTACTGCACGGAATCGCATACGCCAATGGTACAAAAAAAGTCATAGGGAAGAGACTATACAGAGAGGAAAAGATTTACTAGAGAAAGAGCTTAGAAGAGATGGTTTTGATGGGCTACTTTATAGTGAATCAATGGAGAAAGTTGCTGAGAGATGTAATCTAAAATCAATTGAAGATTTATTAGCATCACTTGGGTTTGGAGGGATAACTTTACATCAAGTGACCAATCGCCTTCGGGAGGAAATCCATCTAAAGAATATTTCATCTGATATAGCTCTTAGCAATGAAGATATTGCACAAAAGATTGTAGACCAAGCTGATCAGTCAAGTTCAAAAAGACTCTCTAGTAATAAATCCCCGATTCTAGGAATAGAGGGACTTGAATATCGATTAGGAGGGTGTTGTAATCCTCTCCCAGGAGAAGAAATTATAGGTACTGTTGCATTAGGAAATCATGGCATAACTATTCATAGGCAAGAATGTATAAATGTAAGTTCAATTCCAACTGAGAGGAGATTAAGAGTCCAATGGAACAAGACAGATTTTGTGAAAGATGAGCGATATGAAGTGCAACTACGAATTGAAGTTATCGACAGAGTAGGTATTTTAAAAGATATATTGCTTCGTCTTTCCGATAGTCAAATTAATGTTAGTGATGCTCGTGTTAAAACTTCTTATGCTAAACCAGCATGTATTGACTTAAAGATAGAGCTCAAAAGTGCCGAACAACTGAAAGAAACTATTAATCAAATTAAATCTATGGCTGATGTTCTCGATATTGCTCGAATTAGCATAAGTTGA
- a CDS encoding DUF2062 domain-containing protein: MIQILINLFKRSRRFLFWIWSQDGTSAERARGIGIGVFCGCFPFFGLQTGLSVILASLFKSNRLLAVVGTWISNPFTYIPLYWFNYKIGSIFLQNANYWTDFRGFTLQDIWEQGWVLSSTLLLGSTVVGITFGLLIGFIMYVLLKDFPIGKRLH; this comes from the coding sequence ATGATTCAAATTCTTATTAACTTATTTAAAAGGTCTCGTAGATTTCTTTTTTGGATATGGAGTCAAGATGGTACTTCTGCTGAGCGGGCAAGAGGAATAGGAATAGGAGTATTTTGCGGATGCTTTCCTTTTTTTGGTTTGCAAACAGGACTTAGTGTCATATTAGCAAGTCTCTTTAAGTCTAATCGCTTATTAGCAGTTGTTGGAACTTGGATTAGTAATCCGTTCACATATATACCTTTATATTGGTTCAATTATAAAATCGGCTCTATTTTTCTTCAGAATGCAAACTATTGGACAGATTTTAGAGGATTTACTCTACAAGATATTTGGGAACAAGGCTGGGTTTTAAGCAGTACACTGTTACTTGGAAGTACGGTTGTAGGAATTACTTTTGGATTACTCATAGGTTTCATCATGTACGTCCTATTGAAGGATTTTCCAATAGGAAAAAGATTGCATTGA